One Candidatus Delongbacteria bacterium DNA segment encodes these proteins:
- a CDS encoding response regulator: MSNILWIDDEIVLLQPFVMYLEKKNYKIFTATNGKDGLEIISNEEIDLVLLDEMMIGMDGLTVLHKIKEIDDELPVIMITKSEEENIFLEAIGSKISDYITKPVNPVQIHLSIKKILERSDIIRAKFSRDYPKEFEYLGEALEKENVNDVNFWFELNERICKKELELDEFGNENLKNSHKLIKNEYNIQFSKFLVSNYKDWIFGNRNFLLSNDLLKKLVLPEVNNNKKTAFFVLDSIRFDQMMMIEAFLNKRFKTEISSYIGLIPSTTVFARNSIFSGFLPIELEERYEGFFDNLFDNGSSLNDREKELIFDFFKRHGLTSKKISYNKIFSQTESVKIEKSIRNFFIYDASFFAYDIFDFLLHSKTTTNLLDEIMQDDKSFRKFISEWFSTSSLYRIMESLLNEGVKLIITTDHGNIRTEKFTDVSADEIFSTGTRFRFGRNIRTSNKKQSWQIQVADQIGLPRSLRGKNLVISKENYAFINEKSFNDFKLKIKNSFQHGGISMEENILPILKVWR; encoded by the coding sequence ATGAGTAATATCTTATGGATTGATGATGAAATAGTTCTGTTGCAACCGTTTGTAATGTATTTAGAGAAAAAAAATTATAAAATTTTCACTGCAACTAATGGTAAAGACGGATTAGAGATTATTTCAAATGAAGAGATTGACCTTGTACTTCTAGATGAGATGATGATTGGAATGGATGGTTTAACTGTATTACATAAGATTAAAGAGATAGATGACGAACTTCCTGTGATTATGATTACTAAAAGCGAAGAAGAGAATATATTTTTAGAGGCTATTGGAAGTAAAATTTCTGACTATATCACGAAACCTGTAAATCCAGTTCAGATTCATTTATCAATTAAAAAAATATTGGAAAGATCCGATATTATAAGAGCAAAATTTTCAAGGGATTATCCGAAAGAGTTTGAGTATCTCGGTGAGGCTCTGGAAAAAGAAAATGTTAACGATGTCAATTTCTGGTTCGAGTTGAATGAACGAATCTGTAAGAAAGAGTTGGAATTAGATGAATTTGGAAATGAAAATCTAAAAAACTCCCATAAATTGATAAAAAATGAATACAATATTCAATTTTCCAAATTTCTTGTTTCAAACTATAAAGACTGGATATTTGGTAATAGAAATTTTTTACTCAGTAATGACCTTTTAAAGAAATTGGTCCTTCCTGAGGTAAATAATAATAAAAAAACAGCTTTTTTTGTGCTGGATTCCATTAGATTTGATCAAATGATGATGATTGAGGCTTTCCTAAATAAAAGGTTTAAAACTGAAATTTCATCATATATAGGGTTAATTCCATCTACTACTGTTTTTGCTAGAAATTCAATTTTTTCTGGTTTTTTGCCTATTGAATTAGAAGAAAGATATGAGGGCTTTTTCGATAATTTATTTGATAATGGAAGCTCATTGAACGACCGAGAAAAAGAGCTCATTTTTGACTTCTTCAAAAGGCATGGACTGACTTCTAAAAAAATATCCTATAACAAAATTTTTTCCCAAACTGAGAGTGTAAAAATAGAAAAATCTATAAGGAATTTCTTCATTTATGATGCATCTTTTTTCGCTTATGATATTTTTGACTTTTTACTTCATTCAAAGACAACAACAAATCTTTTGGATGAAATTATGCAAGATGATAAAAGTTTTAGAAAATTTATCAGTGAATGGTTCTCAACTTCAAGTTTATACAGAATTATGGAATCGTTACTTAATGAAGGTGTAAAATTGATAATCACTACTGACCATGGTAATATTAGAACTGAAAAATTTACTGATGTTTCTGCCGATGAAATTTTTTCTACTGGAACACGGTTTAGATTTGGTAGAAATATTAGAACTTCAAATAAAAAACAATCCTGGCAAATTCAAGTAGCTGATCAAATAGGACTTCCACGTTCACTACGTGGAAAAAATCTTGTTATATCAAAAGAAAATTATGCATTTATCAATGAAAAATCATTCAATGATTTTAAGTTAAAGATAAAAAATAGTTTCCAGCATGGCGGAATCTCAATGGAAGAAAATATTCTGCCTATTCTAAAAGTGTGGAGATAA